Proteins encoded by one window of Arabidopsis thaliana chromosome 2, partial sequence:
- the HB17 gene encoding homeobox-leucine zipper protein 17 (homeobox-leucine zipper protein 17 (HB17); FUNCTIONS IN: sequence-specific DNA binding transcription factor activity; INVOLVED IN: regulation of transcription, DNA-dependent, regulation of transcription; LOCATED IN: nucleus; CONTAINS InterPro DOMAIN/s: Homeobox, conserved site (InterPro:IPR017970), Homeobox (InterPro:IPR001356), Homeodomain-like (InterPro:IPR009057), Leucine zipper, homeobox-associated (InterPro:IPR003106), Homeodomain-related (InterPro:IPR012287); BEST Arabidopsis thaliana protein match is: homeobox-leucine zipper protein 18 (TAIR:AT1G70920.1); Has 8030 Blast hits to 8017 proteins in 519 species: Archae - 0; Bacteria - 0; Metazoa - 5631; Fungi - 276; Plants - 1985; Viruses - 4; Other Eukaryotes - 134 (source: NCBI BLink).), with translation MIKLLFTYICTYTYKLYALYHMDYACVCMYKYKGIVTLQVCLFYIKLRVFLSNFTFSSSILALKNPNNSLIKIMAILPENSSNLDLTISVPGFSSSPLSDEGSGGGRDQLRLDMNRLPSSEDGDDEEFSHDDGSAPPRKKLRLTREQSRLLEDSFRQNHTLNPKQKEVLAKHLMLRPRQIEVWFQNRRARSKLKQTEMECEYLKRWFGSLTEENHRLHREVEELRAMKVGPTTVNSASSLTMCPRCERVTPAASPSRAVVPVPAKKTFPPQERDR, from the exons ATGATAAAACTACTATTTACGTACATATGCACATACACATATAAACTATATGCTCTATATCATATGGATTACGCATGCGTgtgtatgtataaatataaaggCATCGTCACGCTTCAAGTTTGTCTCTTTTATATTAAACTGAGAGTTTTCCTCTCAAActttaccttttcttcttcgatcctAGCTCTTAAGAACCCTAATAATTCATTGATCAAAATAATGGCGATTTTGCCGGAAAACTCTTCAAACTTGGATCTTACTATCTCCGTTCCAGGCTTCTCTTCATCCCCTCTCTCCG ATGAAGGAAGTGGCGGAGGAAGAGACCAGCTAAGGCTAGACATGAATCGGTTACCGTCGTCTGAAGACGGAGACGATGAAGAATTCAGTCACGATGATGGCTCTGCTCCTCCGCGAAAGAAACTCCGTCTAACCAGAGAACAGTCACGTCTTCTTGAAGATAGTTTCAGACAGAATCATACCCTTAATCCC aaacaaaaggaagtaCTTGCCAAGCATTTGATGCTACGGCCAAGACAAATTGAAGTTTGGTTTCAAAACCGTAGAGCAAG GAGCAAATTGAAGCAAACCGAGATGGAATGCGAGTATCTCAAAAGGTGGTTTGGTTCATTAACGGAAGAAAACCACAGGCTCCATAGAGAAGTAGAAGAGCTTAGAGCCATGAAGGTTGGCCCAACAACGGTGAACTCTGCCTCGAGCCTTACTATGTGTCCTCGCTGCGAGCGAGTTACCCCTGCCGCGAGCCCTTCGAGGGCGGTGGTGCCGGTTCCGGCTAAGAAAACGTTTCCGCCGCAAGAGCGTGATCGTTGA
- the HB17 gene encoding homeobox-leucine zipper protein 17, with product MIKLLFTYICTYTYKLYALYHMDYACVCMYKYKGIVTLQVCLFYIKLRVFLSNFTFSSSILALKNPNNSLIKIMAILPENSSNLDLTISVPGFSSSPLSDEGSGGGRDQLRLDMNRLPSSEDGDDEEFSHDDGSAPPRKKLRLTREQSRLLEDSFRQNHTLNPKQKEVLAKHLMLRPRQIEVWFQNRRARYGFIFLFVSFLRDFCFLTSLVGG from the exons ATGATAAAACTACTATTTACGTACATATGCACATACACATATAAACTATATGCTCTATATCATATGGATTACGCATGCGTgtgtatgtataaatataaaggCATCGTCACGCTTCAAGTTTGTCTCTTTTATATTAAACTGAGAGTTTTCCTCTCAAActttaccttttcttcttcgatcctAGCTCTTAAGAACCCTAATAATTCATTGATCAAAATAATGGCGATTTTGCCGGAAAACTCTTCAAACTTGGATCTTACTATCTCCGTTCCAGGCTTCTCTTCATCCCCTCTCTCCG ATGAAGGAAGTGGCGGAGGAAGAGACCAGCTAAGGCTAGACATGAATCGGTTACCGTCGTCTGAAGACGGAGACGATGAAGAATTCAGTCACGATGATGGCTCTGCTCCTCCGCGAAAGAAACTCCGTCTAACCAGAGAACAGTCACGTCTTCTTGAAGATAGTTTCAGACAGAATCATACCCTTAATCCC aaacaaaaggaagtaCTTGCCAAGCATTTGATGCTACGGCCAAGACAAATTGAAGTTTGGTTTCAAAACCGTAGAGCAAGGTACggttttattttcctctttgtttctttcttaagagacttttgttttcttacatcATTGGTGGGTGGTTGA
- the PIN4 gene encoding Auxin efflux carrier family protein (PIN-FORMED 4 (PIN4); FUNCTIONS IN: auxin:hydrogen symporter activity, transporter activity; INVOLVED IN: root development, pattern specification process, auxin polar transport; LOCATED IN: endomembrane system, integral to membrane; EXPRESSED IN: 27 plant structures; EXPRESSED DURING: 14 growth stages; CONTAINS InterPro DOMAIN/s: Auxin efflux carrier, subgroup (InterPro:IPR014024), Auxin efflux carrier (InterPro:IPR004776); BEST Arabidopsis thaliana protein match is: Auxin efflux carrier family protein (TAIR:AT1G70940.1); Has 1823 Blast hits to 1616 proteins in 502 species: Archae - 31; Bacteria - 1046; Metazoa - 18; Fungi - 10; Plants - 487; Viruses - 2; Other Eukaryotes - 229 (source: NCBI BLink).), giving the protein MITWHDLYTVLTAVVPLYVAMILAYGSVQWWKIFSPDQCSGINRFVAIFAVPLLSFHFISTNDPYAMNFRFVAADTLQKIIMLVLLALWANLTKNGSLEWMITIFSLSTLPNTLVMGIPLLIAMYGTYAGSLMVQVVVLQCIIWYTLLLFLFEYRGAKLLIMEQFPETGASIVSFKVESDVVSLDGHDFLETDAEIGNDGKLHVTVRKSNASRRSLMMTPRPSNLTGAEIYSLSSTPRGSNFNHSDFYSVMGFPGGRLSNFGPADLYSVQSSRGPTPRPSNFEENNAVKYGFYNNTNSSVPAAGSYPAPNPEFSTGTGVSTKPNKIPKENQQQLQEKDSKASHDAKELHMFVWSSSASPVSDVFGGGAGDNVATEQSEQGAKEIRMVVSDQPRKSNARGGGDDIGGLDSGEGEREIEKATAGLNKMGSNSTAELEAAGGDGGGNNGTHMPPTSVMTRLILIMVWRKLIRNPNTYSSLIGLIWALVAYRWHVAMPKILQQSISILSDAGLGMAMFSLGLFMALQPKIIACGNSVATFAMAVRFITGPAIMAVAGIAIGLHGDLLRIAIVQAALPQGIVPFVFAKEYNVHPTILSTGVIFGMLIALPITLVYYILLGL; this is encoded by the exons ATGATTACGTGGCACGACTTGTACACCGTCCTCACCGCCGTGGTACCACTTTACGTAGCTATGATTCTCGCCTACGGATCCGTACAGTGGTGGAAGATATTCTCACCAGACCAGTGCTCCGGCATCAACCGCTTCGTCGCTATCTTCGCCGTCCCTCTCCTCTCCTTCCACTTCATCTCCACCAACGATCCTTACGCCATGAATTTCCGCTTCGTCGCCGCCGACACGCTTCAAAAAATCATCATGCTCGTCTTACTTGCTCTATGGGCTAACCTAACCAAGAACGGTAGCTTGGAGTGGATGATCACAATCTTCTCTCTCAGCACTCTCCCAAACACTCTTGTCATGGGGATCCCTCTGTTGATCGCCATGTACGGAACCTACGCAGGTTCTCTAATGGTCCAAGTCGTTGTTCTTCAGTGTATCATTTGGTAcactctccttctcttcctcttcgaGTACCGTGGCGCTAAGCTTCTTATTATGGAGCAGTTCCCGGAGACTGGTGCGTCTATTGTTTCGTTTAAAGTTGAATCCGACGTCGTTTCTCTCGACGGTCATGATTTTCTTGAGACGGATGCTGAGATAGGAAACGACGGGAAGCTTCATGTTACCGTGAGGAAATCAAACGCATCGAGACGGTCACTGATGATGACTCCACGGCCTTCGAATCTTACCGGAGCTGAGATCTATAGTCTTAGTTCGACTCCGAGAGGTTCTAACTTTAACCATTCTGATTTTTACTCTGTTATGGGGTTTCCCGGCGGGAGGCTTTCGAATTTTGGTCCGGCGGATTTGTACTCCGTTCAATCTTCTCGTGGTCCGACTCCACGGCCTTCGAACTTCGAAGAGAACAACGCCGTTAAATATGGATTTTACAATAACACTAACAGTTCTGTTCCGGCGGCCGGTTCGTACCCGGCTCCGAACCCGGAGTTTTCAACCGGTACGGGTGTTTCAACTAAACCGAATAAAATTCCTAAAGAAAACCAACAGCAACTGCAAGAGAAAGATAGCAAAGCGAGCCATGACGCTAAGGAGCTTCACATGTTTGTTTGGAGCTCAAGCGCTTCTCCGGTCTCCGACGTGTTTGGCGGAGGTGCAGGCGACAACGTGGCAACGGAACAATCTGAACAAGGTGCTAAGGAGATTCGGATGGTTGTCTCTGATCAACCTCGAAAGAGTAATGCTAgag gtggtggtgatgatatCGGCGGTCTTGATAGTGGagagggagaaagagagatagagaaagctACAGCAGGGCTGAATAAAATGGGGTCTAATTCCACGGCGGAGCTAGAGGCGGCTGGTGGAGATGGCGGCGGCAACAACGGAACACATATGCCGCCGACAAGTGTGATGACACGACTGATATTGATAATGGTGTGGAGAAAGCTGATCAGAAACCCAAACACGTACTCCAGTCTAATCGGTCTCATATGGGCTCTTGTTGCTTACCG GTGGCATGTGGCTATGCCCAAAATATTACAACAATCCATCTCCATACTCTCAGATGCTGGTCTTGGAATGGCTATGTTCAGCTTAG GTTTATTCATGGCACTTCAACCCAAAATCATTGCTTGTGGGAACTCTGTCGCCACGTTTGCCATGGCGGTCAGATTTATAACCGGTCCGGCCATCATGGCTGTTGCTGGGATTGCCATTGGCTTACACGGCGACCTTCTCCGTATAGCCATCGTTCAG GCTGCGTTGCCTCAAGGAATAGTTCCGTTTGTGTTTGCAAAAGAGTACAATGTGCATCCCACGATTCTAAGCACTGG GGTCATATTTGGAATGTTAATAGCCTTACCTATAACTCTGGTCTACTATATTCTTCTTGGCCTTTGA
- the PIN4 gene encoding Auxin efflux carrier family protein (PIN-FORMED 4 (PIN4); FUNCTIONS IN: auxin:hydrogen symporter activity, transporter activity; INVOLVED IN: root development, pattern specification process, auxin polar transport; LOCATED IN: endomembrane system, integral to membrane; EXPRESSED IN: 27 plant structures; EXPRESSED DURING: 14 growth stages; CONTAINS InterPro DOMAIN/s: Auxin efflux carrier, subgroup (InterPro:IPR014024), Auxin efflux carrier (InterPro:IPR004776); BEST Arabidopsis thaliana protein match is: Auxin efflux carrier family protein (TAIR:AT1G70940.1); Has 1811 Blast hits to 1602 proteins in 498 species: Archae - 31; Bacteria - 1046; Metazoa - 12; Fungi - 10; Plants - 485; Viruses - 0; Other Eukaryotes - 227 (source: NCBI BLink).): MITWHDLYTVLTAVVPLYVAMILAYGSVQWWKIFSPDQCSGINRFVAIFAVPLLSFHFISTNDPYAMNFRFVAADTLQKIIMLVLLALWANLTKNGSLEWMITIFSLSTLPNTLVMGIPLLIAMYGTYAGSLMVQVVVLQCIIWYTLLLFLFEYRGAKLLIMEQFPETGASIVSFKVESDVVSLDGHDFLETDAEIGNDGKLHVTVRKSNASRRSLMMTPRPSNLTGAEIYSLSSTPRGSNFNHSDFYSVMGFPGGRLSNFGPADLYSVQSSRGPTPRPSNFEENNAVKYGFYNNTNSSVPAAGSYPAPNPEFSTGTGVSTKPNKIPKENQQQLQEKDSKASHDAKELHMFVWSSSASPVSDVFGGGAGDNVATEQSEQGAKEIRMVVSDQPRKSGGDDIGGLDSGEGEREIEKATAGLNKMGSNSTAELEAAGGDGGGNNGTHMPPTSVMTRLILIMVWRKLIRNPNTYSSLIGLIWALVAYRWHVAMPKILQQSISILSDAGLGMAMFSLGLFMALQPKIIACGNSVATFAMAVRFITGPAIMAVAGIAIGLHGDLLRIAIVQAALPQGIVPFVFAKEYNVHPTILSTGVIFGMLIALPITLVYYILLGL; the protein is encoded by the exons ATGATTACGTGGCACGACTTGTACACCGTCCTCACCGCCGTGGTACCACTTTACGTAGCTATGATTCTCGCCTACGGATCCGTACAGTGGTGGAAGATATTCTCACCAGACCAGTGCTCCGGCATCAACCGCTTCGTCGCTATCTTCGCCGTCCCTCTCCTCTCCTTCCACTTCATCTCCACCAACGATCCTTACGCCATGAATTTCCGCTTCGTCGCCGCCGACACGCTTCAAAAAATCATCATGCTCGTCTTACTTGCTCTATGGGCTAACCTAACCAAGAACGGTAGCTTGGAGTGGATGATCACAATCTTCTCTCTCAGCACTCTCCCAAACACTCTTGTCATGGGGATCCCTCTGTTGATCGCCATGTACGGAACCTACGCAGGTTCTCTAATGGTCCAAGTCGTTGTTCTTCAGTGTATCATTTGGTAcactctccttctcttcctcttcgaGTACCGTGGCGCTAAGCTTCTTATTATGGAGCAGTTCCCGGAGACTGGTGCGTCTATTGTTTCGTTTAAAGTTGAATCCGACGTCGTTTCTCTCGACGGTCATGATTTTCTTGAGACGGATGCTGAGATAGGAAACGACGGGAAGCTTCATGTTACCGTGAGGAAATCAAACGCATCGAGACGGTCACTGATGATGACTCCACGGCCTTCGAATCTTACCGGAGCTGAGATCTATAGTCTTAGTTCGACTCCGAGAGGTTCTAACTTTAACCATTCTGATTTTTACTCTGTTATGGGGTTTCCCGGCGGGAGGCTTTCGAATTTTGGTCCGGCGGATTTGTACTCCGTTCAATCTTCTCGTGGTCCGACTCCACGGCCTTCGAACTTCGAAGAGAACAACGCCGTTAAATATGGATTTTACAATAACACTAACAGTTCTGTTCCGGCGGCCGGTTCGTACCCGGCTCCGAACCCGGAGTTTTCAACCGGTACGGGTGTTTCAACTAAACCGAATAAAATTCCTAAAGAAAACCAACAGCAACTGCAAGAGAAAGATAGCAAAGCGAGCCATGACGCTAAGGAGCTTCACATGTTTGTTTGGAGCTCAAGCGCTTCTCCGGTCTCCGACGTGTTTGGCGGAGGTGCAGGCGACAACGTGGCAACGGAACAATCTGAACAAGGTGCTAAGGAGATTCGGATGGTTGTCTCTGATCAACCTCGAAAGA gtggtggtgatgatatCGGCGGTCTTGATAGTGGagagggagaaagagagatagagaaagctACAGCAGGGCTGAATAAAATGGGGTCTAATTCCACGGCGGAGCTAGAGGCGGCTGGTGGAGATGGCGGCGGCAACAACGGAACACATATGCCGCCGACAAGTGTGATGACACGACTGATATTGATAATGGTGTGGAGAAAGCTGATCAGAAACCCAAACACGTACTCCAGTCTAATCGGTCTCATATGGGCTCTTGTTGCTTACCG GTGGCATGTGGCTATGCCCAAAATATTACAACAATCCATCTCCATACTCTCAGATGCTGGTCTTGGAATGGCTATGTTCAGCTTAG GTTTATTCATGGCACTTCAACCCAAAATCATTGCTTGTGGGAACTCTGTCGCCACGTTTGCCATGGCGGTCAGATTTATAACCGGTCCGGCCATCATGGCTGTTGCTGGGATTGCCATTGGCTTACACGGCGACCTTCTCCGTATAGCCATCGTTCAG GCTGCGTTGCCTCAAGGAATAGTTCCGTTTGTGTTTGCAAAAGAGTACAATGTGCATCCCACGATTCTAAGCACTGG GGTCATATTTGGAATGTTAATAGCCTTACCTATAACTCTGGTCTACTATATTCTTCTTGGCCTTTGA
- the PIN4 gene encoding Auxin efflux carrier family protein, which translates to MITWHDLYTVLTAVVPLYVAMILAYGSVQWWKIFSPDQCSGINRFVAIFAVPLLSFHFISTNDPYAMNFRFVAADTLQKIIMLVLLALWANLTKNGSLEWMITIFSLSTLPNTLVMGIPLLIAMYGTYAGSLMVQVVVLQCIIWYTLLLFLFEYRGAKLLIMEQFPETGASIVSFKVESDVVSLDGHDFLETDAEIGNDGKLHVTVRKSNASRRSLMMTPRPSNLTGAEIYSLSSTPRGSNFNHSDFYSVMGFPGGRLSNFGPADLYSVQSSRGPTPRPSNFEENNAVKYGFYNNTNSSVPAAGSYPAPNPEFSTGTGVSTKPNKIPKENQQQLQEKDSKASHDAKELHMFVWSSSASPVSDVFGGGAGDNVATEQSEQGAKEIRMVVSDQPRKSNARGGGDDIGGLDSGEGEREIEKATAGLNKMGSNSTAELEAAGGDGGGNNGTHMPPTSVMTRLILIMVWRKLIRNPNTYSSLIGLIWALVAYRWHVAMPKILQQSISILSDAGLGMAMFSLGKH; encoded by the exons ATGATTACGTGGCACGACTTGTACACCGTCCTCACCGCCGTGGTACCACTTTACGTAGCTATGATTCTCGCCTACGGATCCGTACAGTGGTGGAAGATATTCTCACCAGACCAGTGCTCCGGCATCAACCGCTTCGTCGCTATCTTCGCCGTCCCTCTCCTCTCCTTCCACTTCATCTCCACCAACGATCCTTACGCCATGAATTTCCGCTTCGTCGCCGCCGACACGCTTCAAAAAATCATCATGCTCGTCTTACTTGCTCTATGGGCTAACCTAACCAAGAACGGTAGCTTGGAGTGGATGATCACAATCTTCTCTCTCAGCACTCTCCCAAACACTCTTGTCATGGGGATCCCTCTGTTGATCGCCATGTACGGAACCTACGCAGGTTCTCTAATGGTCCAAGTCGTTGTTCTTCAGTGTATCATTTGGTAcactctccttctcttcctcttcgaGTACCGTGGCGCTAAGCTTCTTATTATGGAGCAGTTCCCGGAGACTGGTGCGTCTATTGTTTCGTTTAAAGTTGAATCCGACGTCGTTTCTCTCGACGGTCATGATTTTCTTGAGACGGATGCTGAGATAGGAAACGACGGGAAGCTTCATGTTACCGTGAGGAAATCAAACGCATCGAGACGGTCACTGATGATGACTCCACGGCCTTCGAATCTTACCGGAGCTGAGATCTATAGTCTTAGTTCGACTCCGAGAGGTTCTAACTTTAACCATTCTGATTTTTACTCTGTTATGGGGTTTCCCGGCGGGAGGCTTTCGAATTTTGGTCCGGCGGATTTGTACTCCGTTCAATCTTCTCGTGGTCCGACTCCACGGCCTTCGAACTTCGAAGAGAACAACGCCGTTAAATATGGATTTTACAATAACACTAACAGTTCTGTTCCGGCGGCCGGTTCGTACCCGGCTCCGAACCCGGAGTTTTCAACCGGTACGGGTGTTTCAACTAAACCGAATAAAATTCCTAAAGAAAACCAACAGCAACTGCAAGAGAAAGATAGCAAAGCGAGCCATGACGCTAAGGAGCTTCACATGTTTGTTTGGAGCTCAAGCGCTTCTCCGGTCTCCGACGTGTTTGGCGGAGGTGCAGGCGACAACGTGGCAACGGAACAATCTGAACAAGGTGCTAAGGAGATTCGGATGGTTGTCTCTGATCAACCTCGAAAGAGTAATGCTAgag gtggtggtgatgatatCGGCGGTCTTGATAGTGGagagggagaaagagagatagagaaagctACAGCAGGGCTGAATAAAATGGGGTCTAATTCCACGGCGGAGCTAGAGGCGGCTGGTGGAGATGGCGGCGGCAACAACGGAACACATATGCCGCCGACAAGTGTGATGACACGACTGATATTGATAATGGTGTGGAGAAAGCTGATCAGAAACCCAAACACGTACTCCAGTCTAATCGGTCTCATATGGGCTCTTGTTGCTTACCG GTGGCATGTGGCTATGCCCAAAATATTACAACAATCCATCTCCATACTCTCAGATGCTGGTCTTGGAATGGCTATGTTCAGCTTAGGTAAACACTAA